The genome window GATGGTGCATCAGGGATGGCAGGAGGAAATTCTAATATGGTAATGGTTCATATAACTTTAATTTTGTAATTGTCTGACATTTGTATTTGATGCAActtgttttatatttgtatgtTATACAGGTTGGTACCTCTATAGCTGCAAGTACAAGGCCTGTTAGAAGTGGTTTAGAGGTGGCTCCTCAAGAGGAGGTGGTGTTAGAAGAGGTTGATCAAGAGGAGGTGGTGTGACCATAAGAGGTGGGATACGAAGGAGGGGTGTTGTGCCAATGAGAGTAAGATCCAACTTAACAAGTGATACTGttggtgctgcaacatcatcaaCCAGAGTTGCCTCAATCCTACAAGCATTTCAAGAATCTGTTTGCACAAATGGTGATAGAAATTAAGGAGCAATGACTATCTTTTGGGTCTCATTTTGTATGTATGTCTTGTGGCGGTCTTTTGAATGCTTTAGAAGTATATTTCTTATATATTTTGGATTCTGTGTAAGTTTATTTTTCATGTCTTTTGGATGATGTTACAGGATTAGTACTTGGTGCTTCAGTGTTGTGTTTGATTTTCTGGGTTTACATATATGAAATACATAACAAGTACATTTTGTGACAATTTGGGTcacaaacataaattttaatGACTTACTTGAAAATAAACATTCTGTCAAAACATAAGGTTTTGTATACTTTTTCAtactttttttacaattttatatttaaaaaaaaaatattttttattaaaaaaatccacATCATCACAAAATTCCACGTCATTTTGGTCGACATATACAAAAATAGACATGTCAGCAAGTTTCGGCGATCAATTGACCGGAATTAGAGTCAcatgacctaattgcttaaaattggaacattgagtgacccaatttgaaaattttttctttgggtgacctaattgcaaatgGAGATATCTTTCAAcgacctatatgcactaaacccttTGTTATTTGAGAATTGATCTTGAATTTTTGTGAGATGTCAAGATTTGGACTCTTAACATGGATTGAGTTGGGTTGAATTAAATTGGGCGTTGGATTTTTTTCTTGGGAATTTGACTTTTTTGAGAattgaatttttattgaaattaattaagagaaattgaaaggaaaaattgaaccaaatacACCAAAAAATGTATATGCATGCACAATAAAAACTCGGTAAAAAAATTGACTTGGAAAAAATTCGGGTATTACAGGTCATTTCATAGAGTAGGGGTGAAACAAGTAAAGTAGCGGGTGGGAATAGTCTCGCCGTTTAATTTTCTTGCGTTTTCTCTCCATCTATAATAATATCCTCTCAATTTGTAAACCCATTAGCTCTTCCAACGATTGCGTTTTTCTCCAAACCATGGATCCGCGATGTGTTCTTGAGCTTCACTACTGACATCGGCAACAACTTCACCGCCCACCTCTTTTCTGCACTAAAAAAGACTGGTATCAATTCCTTGGGGAACGATGGCGAGAACTATGGAAGTGATGACTTGGCGCTtgcaattcaaaattcaagaatttCAATCATTGTTTTCTCCAAAATCTATGCTGCGTCAAAGTGGTGTCTTGAACAGCTAGTGAAGATTATGGAATGTCGAAAGAGGGACAGGCAATTGGTTCTGCCAATATTCTATGATGTGGATCCTTCCGATGTTCGGAAACAAAATGGAGTTTATGCAAAAGCTTTAGCTAAGTACGAACAACTTTTCGTGCCGGAGAAGATGATGGAGTGGAGGGCGGCATTGACTGATGCAGCCAATTTATCTGGATGGGATGTAAGGAATACTGATGGGTAATTCACTACTTCCTTTTCTCACtttcattcaaatttttttattcattaccATTGGAGATGACGCTAATATTATAAAACATTCTGTGTTGTGGTGGATAAGACTTAAGAGTAGGCACCGTAAAGACAAAAAAAGGTCATTTTATAGAGTAGGTCATTTCATAGCGGAAGGGTGAAACACGTAAAGTAGTGAATGAGAATAGTCCCGCCGTTTAATTTTCTTGCCTTTTCTCTCCATCTATAATAATATCCTCTCAATTTGTAAATCCATCAGCTCTTGCAATGGCTGCGTTTTTCTCCAAACCATGGATCCATGATGTGTTCTTGAGCTTTAGTACCGACACCGGCAACAACTTCACCGCCCACCTCCTTTTTGTGCTAAAAAAGGCCGATATCAATTTCTTGGGGAACGACAACGAGAACTGTGGAAGTGATGACTTGGCGCTtgtaattcaaaattcaagaatttCAATCATTGTTTTCTGCAAAAACTATGCTGCATCAAGGTGGTGTCTTGAACAGCTAGTGAAGATCATGGAATGTCGACAGACGATTAGGCGGTTGGTTCTGCCGATATTCTACGATGTGGATCCTTCtgatgtttggaaacaaaatggGGTTTATGCATAAGCTTTTGCTAAGtacgaagagcttttcatgccgGAGAAGGTGATGGAGTGGAGGGCGGCATTGACTGATGCAGCCAATTTGATCATTTGCTTGAAGTTGTTAATTACTTTAGTAGAGGTTTTTCTAAACCATTAGGACAAGTGTTTTAATTATAAGATTTTTCTAAATCCTAATTTGTCCGTGATTAGCAGGCTGCCTTggagtttgaattttgatctgaatttTGGATTTAGTATCCATTAGGTTGTCTTGATATTGCATACCAAATTTCGTTACATTCCAACTTGATTTGCTAAGTGAAATCAATGTTACTAAATCTATGCGCAGATTGTTGTAAATTCTGTTTTTGTGactcttgattatttgatactTCGTCATTCATTATATTATATCACATATTACATtggtttgaaatttgatttgGATATATAATTATTAGAGACCTAACTTGTGTGTTACTTGTTATTTGTGATTATTTGTTAAAATTATCGAAGGAAATTCCAATtgaaatttggggacacaattcacccccctcttgtgttaaacacGATCCCTCACCGATTAGCCCAAGCATGATCTAAATCCTGCATGTCAAAGTAGACACAACCTACAACCACTACCTGACACCACGCCACATGCCTTGGTATGGTGTTCTCCTTAGCCAACCATGTTAGGCCACGTGTCCTAACACACGCTTGTTGCCGAAAACCACCTTCCTACGATCGACCTGCACAAGGCTGATTTTAGCTATTTTGGTGCCCAACAACAAATCAATGGTTCtctattgcaaaaaaaaaaattgtaaataagACAGTACTCACAGAATTTTTATATTCAAAGTGATCAATAACTACACCAAAATCTAAatacaaaacataaatataaaatttagtCGTTTATAAGAAgcacaatattttattttatttttgttttttttcacatGTCCGAAACTTTGTTAAGATTTGTTATGGAGGGTTGATGCGGATGTTGATAATGCAGTTGTCAGTGATGCAACTTCCTGGCTCCTGCTAGGTAGAAAATTGAAGTCCCGGAATTGCAAAGAAAATTCACAGGGAAGAATACAAACTCATTCGTCGAGTCAACATGACAAACTAGAGTTAATTGGTGAAGATATTATATGATTATTGGGAATATCTGTAACTTCCTGGCTACTGCTAGTTAGAAAGTTAAAGTCATGGAATTGCAAAGAAAATTCTCAGGAAAGAAAATAAACTCATTCGTCAAGTCaaccattgagagagttgtttTAATTTTCTCGATTTTTCTCTCCATCTATAATAAAATGTATAACAGTAGATACTGTAAAGCTAACTGGAAACTGGAACTCTTTTAGGAGTTTTTAATTGGTAttatgttagtttttttttttgactttttttatacttttaaaatttatctttgATTGGTTAACAGTGCCATGCAtagtttgtttttatattttatttagttaaaTTCGTTTATGCTGGCATTGAAAATttcatatgtattttttttttcttctaattgaCAGGTTTTAACCAATTGTGTATTAaatatatcataaataaaagATTTGAGAAAtaaagtatatattatataaaattaaataatatattcatatttagaaaaatattaatataaattgatttattatttcaATATGGTAAGATTTAATGTTATgataattgtaaaataaattgaatttaaattaataaagattgattatataaataaatatttaaataatttagagTATATGATACGTGTTAGTTAGTAGTCTTAGGAAAACTTTTTGCTAAGGAGAGTTGATGCGGATGTTGATAACGCAGTTGCCTCTGATATGCAACTTCCTTGCTCCTGCTAGCTAGAAAAATAAAGTCACGGAATCGCAAAGAAAATTTACAGGGAAGAATACAAAATCATTCGTCAAGTCAACATGACAAACTAGAGTTAATTGGAAGATATTATGATTATTGGGAATATCAGAAACTTCCTGGCTATTGCTAGTTAGAAAATTGAAGTGACGGAATTGCCAAGAAAATTCACAGGAAAGAATACAAACTCATTCGTCAAGTAAACATGACAACTAGCGTTGCTGTAGCATCGATTTAATTTTTTCGCCTTTTCTCTCCATCTATAATAATATCCTCCCAATTTGTAAACCCATCAGCTCTTGCAATGGCTGCGTTTTTCTCTAAACCATGGATCCATGATGTGTTCTTGAGCTTCAGTACCGACACCGGCAACAACTTCACCGCCCACCTCCTTTCTGCGCTAAAAATGGCCGGCATCAATTCCTTGGGGAACGACGGTGAGAACTGTGGAAGTGATGACTTGGCACTtgcaattcaaaattcaagaatttCAATAATTGTTTTCTCCAAAAACTATGCTGCATCAAGGAGGTGTCTTGAACAGCTAGTGAAGATCATGGAATGTCGAAAGACGATTAGGCGGTTGGTTCTACCGATATTCTACGACGTGGATCCTTCCGATATTCGGAAACAAAATGGGGTTTATGCAGAAGCTTTTGCTAAGTACGAACAACTTTTCGTGCCGGAGAAAGTGATGGAGTGGAGGGCGGCATTGACTGATGCAGCCAATTTATCTGGGTGGGATCTAAGGAATACTGCAGATGGGTAATTCACTACTTCCTTTTCTcacttttattcattttttaacCTTTGGGTTCTCCCCTGATTTTCATTACCACTGAATTGATCTAGGGAGTAGAGTTGACGGCTCTAATTGGTGTTTTGATGGGTATCCAGTTATGCTTTTGACTTTTGTTTGTTTAGTGGGTGGTGCTTACAATTCTTTTGGAAATTTTTCATGGCTGTGACCAATATGTGAGAATACTGATTCAGACTAGTATTTGATTTCTAAGTGCCACGTTAATGGCTCTGATCATTCACTACCATCTTCTTTAGATGATTCTCCCAGGCACGACTCATcagtttttgatgtttcttaGTTTCTACCATGTCCATGAGGTGCTATATAAATTCTACAAGGTCACAGACTACACCACGGTAGTCCTGGAGCTCGTAAAATTCAGGGAAAAAATGATGACATTCTCTCTACAGCCCAACTACACATGTTCATCAGATGCAAAATCACGTAATGGATGTAGTTTGTGACCTGGTGAAATTTATATCTTAACGAATTGCAGATATAAACGCCAACGTTAGGTAACACTGGAGTGTTTTAAATGATAATGATGAATCCTCTGTACCCTTACTCTGATATAGGCTTCTtttagtatatatatttattcaaCTTCTTTTCACTGTTGGCAGGCACGAAGCAAAATTTATCAAGATAATCGTTGGAGAGATTATGAGAGAAGTTAACAGCACTTATTTACATGTGGCCACCTACCCAGTCGGAATAGATCCACGAGTTCAGGATATAAATCTATTGTTGAATGTTGGATCAGATGATGTTCGCATGGTGGGAATCTGCGGAATGGGTGGAATTGGTAAAACAACCATCGCGAAGGCTGTTTACAATCAATTGTTTCATAGTTTTGAGGGGAAAAGTTTCCTTGCAAATGTCAGGGAAACCGCTAAGCAGCCAAATTGGCAAATACGTCTGCAGAAAAACCTACTTTTTGATATCCTGAAAGATGACAAGATGAAAATCAACAGTGTTGATATGGTAAAGGAAATACTTTCTCAAAGAAGGGTCCTTGTAATTCTTGATGATGTAGACCAATTGGACCAACTGAATGCAGTAGCTAGAAATCGTGATTGGTTTGGTACGGGGAGCAGGGTCATCATCACAAGTAGAGATCAACAATTGttaaagaagatgaaaatggatGAAGTATACATGGCAAAAGAATTGGATGATGCTGAATCTATTGAACTCTTTAGCTGGCATGCCTTCAGGAAAATTTATCCTGTCCAGGATTATGTTGAATTGTCGAGAGGTATAGTCAATCATTCAGGAGGACTGCCGCTAGCTCTTGGAGTTCTGGGGTCATTTCTATATGGTAGAACGATAAATGAATGGAGAAGTGCATTAGAAAAGTTGAGAACAATTCCTCACAGCCAAATTCAG of Tripterygium wilfordii isolate XIE 37 chromosome 13, ASM1340144v1, whole genome shotgun sequence contains these proteins:
- the LOC120012566 gene encoding disease resistance protein RLM3-like, with the translated sequence MRVRSNLTSDTVGAATSSTRVASILQAFQESVCTNALPTIAFFSKPWIRDVFLSFTTDIGNNFTAHLFSALKKTGINSLGNDGENYGSDDLALAIQNSRISIIVFSKIYAASKWCLEQLVKIMECRKRDRQLVLPIFYDVDPSDVRKQNGVYAKALAKYEQLFVPEKMMEWRAALTDAANLSGWDVRNTDGCLFSPSIIISSQFVNPSALAMAAFFSKPWIHDVFLSFSTDTGNNFTAHLLFVLKKADINFLGNDNENCGSDDLALVIQNSRISIIVFCKNYAASRWCLEQLVKIMECRQTIRRLVLPIFYDVDPSDVWKQNGVYA